The Exiguobacterium acetylicum genome includes a window with the following:
- a CDS encoding helix-turn-helix transcriptional regulator, with protein MAKSDHLLAILWILQSGKKVTAQYISEQLEMNIRTVYRYIDTLSASGVPIVAEAGHHGGYTLLPQFIEAPLFFDAEEQQSLYHAALFAEEAGYYGNAALNRAISKIKQHALDTSISVSTLDVIPYQSEISLDAETLLREIDQAIRSRITLHIQYCRANTEDVQSRDINPFKLTYWKHAWYVTAFCQLRGAIRHFKIDRIHKFNMTTDQFDIPDDFDDSTSFMTELLPNQNETQGELILTGDTSTIDSICQHWYFKHCLVEQDRNRAVFKIEASVLNEQVPSLLIAYGTSIQVVSPIEIKSKIIDRLYELIASHQ; from the coding sequence TTGGCGAAAAGTGATCATTTACTTGCAATACTTTGGATACTTCAGTCTGGTAAAAAAGTAACAGCCCAGTATATCTCAGAACAACTTGAGATGAATATCCGGACTGTCTATCGCTATATTGATACTCTCTCGGCAAGTGGTGTCCCTATCGTTGCCGAAGCAGGTCACCATGGCGGATACACCTTGTTACCTCAATTCATAGAAGCTCCCTTATTCTTCGATGCGGAAGAGCAGCAGTCTTTATATCATGCTGCTCTTTTTGCAGAGGAAGCCGGCTATTATGGCAATGCAGCATTGAATCGCGCAATATCAAAAATAAAACAGCATGCTTTAGATACTTCGATAAGTGTTTCGACATTGGATGTGATTCCCTATCAATCTGAAATATCATTGGATGCCGAAACTTTATTACGGGAAATCGATCAAGCAATCCGTAGCCGAATAACCCTACATATTCAATATTGCCGTGCGAATACGGAAGATGTTCAATCGCGTGACATCAATCCATTTAAATTAACTTACTGGAAACACGCTTGGTACGTCACTGCCTTCTGTCAGTTAAGAGGAGCAATCCGTCATTTTAAAATCGACCGCATTCACAAATTCAATATGACGACAGATCAATTCGACATTCCAGATGATTTTGATGATTCAACTTCTTTTATGACCGAGTTACTACCAAATCAAAACGAAACGCAAGGTGAATTGATCCTTACTGGTGATACTTCCACCATCGATTCAATTTGCCAACACTGGTACTTCAAGCACTGTCTGGTTGAACAAGATCGTAATCGAGCCGTCTTTAAAATTGAGGCGAGCGTTTTAAACGAACAAGTCCCGAGTCTCCTCATTGCTTACGGAACATCGATACAAGTCGTTTCTCCGATTGAAATCAAAAGCAAAATCATTGATCGATTATACGAATTAATCGCTTCACATCAGTGA
- a CDS encoding citrate synthase/methylcitrate synthase, which yields MEYKKGLEGVIAAETQIGLVDGTLGHLVYRGHWAKELALSYSFEEVAYFVWNGAFPTESELLSFKEQMTSYRELPSYVKTILDTLPNEMDVMSTMRTAISALGTPAFAWPPTIDQAMQLTALLPTIIAYKYQKNQGADFIEPNPELDHVANYIYMIKGQLPSDVEIKALTAYLILTIEHGMNASTFASRVVVSTESEMISGVCAAIGSMKGPLHGGAPSEVIEMIDEIGTIDNIEPWIRNKLEKGEKLMGFGHRVYKTRDPRSEALKVVSKDLAQESDWFNLITQMEQTAIDLLEEYKPGRKLYTNVEFFAAAVLKGLDIPKELFTPTFTSSRIIGWTAHILEQAQDNRIFRPQSSYTGQMPEKAAKF from the coding sequence ATGGAGTACAAAAAAGGACTAGAAGGCGTCATTGCCGCAGAAACACAAATCGGTTTAGTGGATGGGACGTTAGGTCATCTCGTCTATCGCGGACACTGGGCAAAAGAACTCGCATTATCTTATTCATTTGAAGAAGTCGCGTATTTCGTCTGGAACGGTGCGTTCCCGACTGAATCGGAACTTTTGTCATTCAAAGAACAGATGACAAGCTACCGTGAACTTCCTTCTTACGTAAAAACGATTCTCGATACATTGCCGAACGAGATGGATGTCATGAGCACGATGCGCACGGCAATCTCGGCGCTTGGTACACCTGCTTTCGCTTGGCCACCGACCATTGATCAAGCGATGCAGTTAACAGCACTCTTACCAACGATCATTGCTTATAAATATCAAAAAAATCAAGGTGCTGACTTCATCGAACCGAATCCGGAACTTGATCATGTCGCGAATTACATCTATATGATCAAAGGACAATTGCCGAGTGATGTTGAGATTAAAGCACTGACGGCGTATCTGATCCTAACGATTGAACATGGTATGAATGCTTCGACGTTCGCTTCCCGTGTCGTCGTCTCGACGGAATCGGAAATGATTTCTGGTGTCTGTGCTGCGATTGGTTCAATGAAAGGCCCACTTCACGGTGGTGCTCCGTCAGAAGTCATTGAGATGATTGATGAAATCGGAACGATTGATAACATCGAGCCGTGGATTCGAAACAAGTTAGAGAAAGGCGAAAAACTGATGGGCTTTGGTCACCGCGTCTATAAGACACGTGATCCCCGTTCAGAAGCCTTGAAAGTCGTCTCGAAAGATCTTGCGCAAGAGAGCGATTGGTTCAACCTGATTACACAAATGGAGCAAACGGCGATTGATTTACTCGAAGAATACAAACCAGGTAGAAAGTTGTATACGAACGTTGAGTTCTTCGCGGCAGCCGTCCTAAAAGGACTCGATATTCCAAAAGAACTGTTCACACCGACCTTTACTTCTAGCCGTATCATCGGTTGGACGGCACACATTCTCGAACAAGCGCAAGACAACCGGATTTTCAGACCACAATCGTCTTATACGGGTCAGATGCCGGAAAAAGCGGCTAAGTTTTAA